The Amycolatopsis methanolica 239 nucleotide sequence CCTCGGCCCAGCCGCGTTCGCGGACGCGGTCCAGCTCGGCGGACAGCTCCGCGGGGCCGGCGACCGTGGTGGGCGTGAAGCGCTGGTAGTCGCACAGGGACAGCCAGCGTTCGCGGTCCGGCTGGTGCGCCAGGATCGCCTTCGCCACGCCGGCGGTGTGCAGGATGGCGGGCAGCCCGATACGCGACCCCATCGCGACGCTGCCGCGTCCGTCGATCTTGTCCACGTACACGACCCGGTCGCCCACCAGTTCCGCGAAGTGCACGGTGTGCCCGCAGCGTTCGCCCAGCTCCTGCAGGACCGGGCGGGCGAGGGCGCGTGCCTCGACCTGGTCCAGCGCGAGCTGGCCGTAGGCGATCAGCTGGAACCCCATCGCGTAGCGGTTGTCCGGGACGCGCCGGACGAACCCGCCCTCCTCCAGGGTCTGCAGGAGCCGCAGCGCGGTCGACTTGTGGACACCGAGGTGGTCGGCGATCTCGCCGAGGGTGCGGTGGCGACGGGAGACGAACGCGACGATGTCGATCGCGCGGGCGACGGTCTGGGACATCAGCCCAGTTTCCCGATGATGTCGGCGGCCGGCGGCAGCTCGGCGAAGTCCGACGGCGATTCGAGCACGCGGGCGGCGGCGTAGTGGCCCAGCCGGAGGCGGGTCACCTCGTCGCGGTCGTCGAGGAAGCCGCTGAGCCACCCGGCCGCGAACGCGTCCCCGGCCCCGACCACGTCCACCACGTCGACCTTCGTGGACGGCGCGCGGTGGACCCCGGTCGGCGTGAAGCTGACCGCCTCGATCGCGGCGTCCTTGACCACGAGGTAGCGCGGGCGGTCGAGGAGTTCGCGGACGCTCTCCGCGTCGCTCGTGCCCCACAGCG carries:
- a CDS encoding IclR family transcriptional regulator, translating into MSQTVARAIDIVAFVSRRHRTLGEIADHLGVHKSTALRLLQTLEEGGFVRRVPDNRYAMGFQLIAYGQLALDQVEARALARPVLQELGERCGHTVHFAELVGDRVVYVDKIDGRGSVAMGSRIGLPAILHTAGVAKAILAHQPDRERWLSLCDYQRFTPTTVAGPAELSAELDRVRERGWAEDDGEHEDFLNCLALPVRDARGQVTHSLSVTALKVVAPLAELRAHLGEYRTAAHRISRALGWGGDDHGSR